In Polypterus senegalus isolate Bchr_013 chromosome 12, ASM1683550v1, whole genome shotgun sequence, the following are encoded in one genomic region:
- the rflna gene encoding refilin-A yields MVGHLHLQTMDESLKGKNREGLLDSPDSGLPPSPSPPFYSLCPGIVDTRAGSGTSTPLDQHGYGCRRDLREGKLLPYLLLNSTVSETKPRMHPVFFGESIKVNPEPAQEIRCNSEVKYDSERHYRDNIFYAPIPTVTSYSESIIAVHNCTWRNYKSELQFQPRQKPLRFQSTTIIFPKHTKNVYRTTLNYNSSSGRRWYMSSVQMESSEDSSPCIIYTEDF; encoded by the exons ATGGTGGGCCACCTACACTTGCAGACAATGGATGAAAGTCTAAAAGGAAAGAACAGGGAAGGCTTGCTGGATAGTCCTGACTCTGGACTACCTCCCAGTCCTAGCCCACCTTTTTATTCCCTGTGCCCTGGGATTGTGGACACCCGAGCAGGGAGTGGCACCAGCACACCACTGGACCAGCATGGCTATGGCTGTAGGAGAGATTTACGAGAGGGTAAACTG CTTCCCTATTTGCTACTTAATTCTACAGTGTCTGAGACAAAACCAAGAATGCATCCAGTATTTTTTGGAGAAAGTATTAAAGTGAATCCAGAACCAGCTCAAGAAATAAG ATGCAACTCTGAAGTGAAGTATGATTCAGAGAGACACTACCGAGACAACATCTTCTACGCTCCCATCCCTACTGTCACGTCCTACAGCGAAAGCATCATTGCGGTCCACAACTGCACATGGCGAAATTACAAGTCTGAGCTGCAGTTTCAGCCCCGTCAGAAGCCACTGAGGTTTCAGAGCACCACCATTATCTTTCCTAAGCATACCAAAAATGTATATCGGACAACCCTGAATTACAACTCTTCCAGTGGACGTCGCTGGTACATGTCAAGCGTGCAGATGGAATCGAGTGAGGACAGCAGCCCCTGCATAATCTACACAGAGGATTTCTAA